Proteins encoded together in one Terriglobia bacterium window:
- a CDS encoding redoxin domain-containing protein, which translates to MSDLNTDLAGRTTFKVTGAVLIFCCLVAGFLLNQGRLLPQESGASGLIKMHERAPEFPVESSPSSQFSAPPSTPPASIASPRGAPDTRAPESPGMPESPTAPAGADVQWIDSRPLTMAGLKGKVVLIDFWEYTCINCVRTFDENKKWYERYHKYGFEIVGVHCPEFDIAYQVSNVKEAVRRFGLPYPVVVDDKFLIWRAYHNSTWPNRFLIDAKGYIRYNRSGEGEDSALEHAIQQLLKEAHPGLQFPPSYAIPPERNAFAPSCGETTPEMYVGQWGDRGILSNKEGYRKGKAIDYALPANVEDGHAAVSGRWETDKGNTSGQSNGMIYRGKKNRDAPSTDELVMRYHARELYSVMNVEHGRPSRVYIRQDGKDLTKQNAGVDVRFDAEGHSYIEVREPRMYYLTANPKSGSHKVELFPTRSGLTINSFTFGNDCQTHFSHL; encoded by the coding sequence ATGTCTGATCTCAACACAGACCTGGCCGGCAGGACCACTTTCAAGGTCACGGGAGCCGTGCTCATTTTCTGTTGCCTTGTGGCCGGCTTCCTGCTGAATCAAGGCCGCCTGCTGCCTCAGGAATCTGGCGCTTCAGGATTGATCAAGATGCACGAGCGCGCGCCGGAATTCCCAGTCGAATCATCTCCCAGCTCTCAATTTTCTGCTCCGCCCTCTACTCCGCCAGCCTCAATAGCCTCTCCTCGGGGCGCGCCGGACACTCGTGCGCCGGAATCTCCAGGCATGCCCGAATCGCCAACGGCCCCGGCCGGGGCTGACGTGCAATGGATAGATTCAAGGCCGCTGACGATGGCAGGGCTGAAGGGCAAAGTCGTTCTGATCGACTTCTGGGAGTACACCTGTATCAACTGCGTCCGCACGTTCGATGAGAATAAGAAATGGTATGAGAGATACCACAAGTACGGATTTGAAATCGTCGGTGTCCACTGTCCGGAATTCGACATCGCCTATCAGGTTTCTAACGTGAAGGAGGCGGTCAGGAGGTTTGGGCTTCCTTACCCGGTTGTGGTTGACGACAAATTCCTGATCTGGCGCGCCTATCACAATTCCACCTGGCCGAACCGGTTCCTGATTGATGCCAAAGGTTACATTCGCTACAACCGTTCCGGCGAAGGCGAAGACAGCGCGCTGGAACACGCCATCCAGCAGCTTCTGAAGGAAGCTCACCCGGGATTGCAATTCCCCCCGAGTTACGCGATTCCTCCGGAGAGAAATGCATTTGCTCCGTCCTGTGGCGAGACGACGCCTGAAATGTATGTGGGCCAGTGGGGAGATCGTGGGATCCTTTCCAACAAAGAAGGGTACCGCAAGGGGAAAGCGATCGATTACGCCCTTCCGGCCAACGTCGAGGATGGGCACGCGGCCGTCTCAGGGCGCTGGGAAACGGATAAGGGAAATACTTCCGGCCAAAGCAACGGGATGATCTACCGCGGAAAGAAAAACAGAGATGCTCCTTCCACCGACGAGCTCGTCATGCGCTATCACGCGCGGGAATTGTATTCTGTGATGAATGTGGAACACGGCCGTCCATCACGAGTCTACATTCGTCAGGACGGAAAAGATCTCACAAAGCAGAACGCGGGGGTTGACGTTCGATTTGACGCTGAAGGGCACTCGTACATCGAAGTGCGTGAGCCGCGGATGTACTACCTGACTGCCAACCCGAAATCCGGCAGCCACAAGGTGGAGTTATTTCCCACCCGCTCCGGACTGACGATCAATTCATTCACGTTTGGCAATGATTGCCAGACGCACTTTTCTCACCTTTAG
- a CDS encoding sterol desaturase family protein, with protein sequence MVKIASGGTVATEQREHRLAHSDVPFGVYKRQQARISRHRLYPMTVFYTLYALVVLFFALRSPRPLTAIIFYACGLPIWTFVEYLFHRFVLHGRFAPGKGIIRKFLHERLDPLHWEHHARPFDGHHINGELRDLLPLFFVAAPVSLLAPVYTLPVLLAGVVQCYVVEEWVHHSVHFYNFRSPYFRYIKRHHFYHHSPKGMEKGYGLTNGFWDIVFKTRYSGPVRAALYHGKRSAAPRTNARNPQTAASELEA encoded by the coding sequence ATGGTAAAGATCGCTTCAGGGGGAACCGTGGCAACTGAACAGCGTGAACACCGGCTGGCACATTCCGATGTGCCGTTTGGCGTCTATAAGCGCCAGCAGGCCCGCATTTCCCGGCATCGACTTTACCCGATGACAGTTTTTTACACCTTATATGCACTTGTGGTCCTCTTCTTCGCGCTGCGCTCGCCACGCCCTTTGACGGCGATCATTTTCTACGCCTGCGGCCTGCCGATCTGGACTTTCGTGGAATATCTGTTCCACCGCTTTGTGCTGCACGGACGCTTCGCTCCCGGCAAAGGAATCATCCGCAAGTTCCTGCACGAGCGTCTGGATCCGCTCCACTGGGAACACCATGCGCGGCCTTTCGACGGGCATCATATCAATGGAGAGCTCCGCGACCTGCTCCCTTTGTTCTTTGTTGCCGCGCCGGTCAGCCTTCTCGCTCCGGTCTACACGCTTCCAGTCCTTTTGGCAGGGGTGGTGCAATGCTATGTGGTCGAGGAATGGGTCCACCACTCGGTGCATTTTTATAACTTCCGAAGTCCTTACTTCCGTTATATCAAACGGCACCACTTTTACCATCACAGCCCGAAAGGCATGGAAAAGGGGTATGGCCTGACCAACGGCTTCTGGGATATCGTTTTCAAGACGCGTTATTCCGGCCCGGTGCGGGCAGCTCTTTACCACGGAAAGCGTTCTGCAGCCCCGCGTACAAACGCCCGGAACCCACAAACTGCGGCCTCCGAGCTTGAGGCATGA